In the genome of Balneola sp., one region contains:
- a CDS encoding aldehyde dehydrogenase family protein, with the protein MSQTTETKETPFKPTSPNSKLDFASVWEYAPAPESTSHVEIKDRYELFIGGKFVKPSKDRYFPTINPANKEVITEFAEATQSDVNSAVKAARKAFKGEWSSLAPKTRGKYLYRIARMLQERAREFAVLESMDGGKPIRESRDVDVPLAAAHFFYYAGWADKLEYAFPGKTPEPIGVCGQIIPWNFPLLMLAWKIAPALACGNTVVLKPAETTSLTALKFAELIKDSGLPDGVVNIITGAGQTGAEMVNHEDIDKIAFTGSTAVGKLIQRSIAGTDKKFTLELGGKGALIIFEDAAIDQAVEGIINAIFFNQGHVCCAGSRLLVQEGVANELIGKLKDRMETLIVGDPLDKNTDIGAINSGQQYDTINSFLEIGLDEGADVYQSKCSIPDTGFFIRPTLLTNVSQSKRVVQEEIFGPVLTVQTFRTADEAIQKANNTPYGLAGGVWTDKGSKVFKVGSGLRSGVVWANTYNKFDPTSPFGGYKESGIGREGGLHGLSAYLTLK; encoded by the coding sequence ATGTCACAAACAACAGAGACTAAAGAAACCCCTTTCAAACCCACTTCTCCAAACTCGAAACTCGATTTCGCCTCAGTTTGGGAATATGCTCCTGCTCCTGAGAGTACCAGCCATGTTGAGATTAAAGATCGCTATGAACTATTTATTGGTGGTAAATTTGTTAAACCATCCAAAGACAGATATTTCCCGACGATTAATCCTGCAAATAAAGAAGTCATCACTGAGTTTGCAGAAGCTACCCAAAGTGATGTAAATAGTGCAGTAAAAGCAGCTCGGAAAGCATTTAAAGGTGAATGGAGCTCACTGGCACCGAAAACCAGGGGGAAATATCTATATCGTATCGCCCGGATGCTCCAAGAGAGAGCACGGGAATTTGCAGTATTAGAAAGTATGGACGGAGGTAAGCCTATTCGAGAGTCCAGAGATGTAGATGTTCCTCTTGCTGCTGCTCACTTCTTTTATTACGCAGGATGGGCTGATAAACTTGAGTATGCATTTCCAGGCAAAACCCCTGAACCTATTGGCGTATGTGGACAAATCATACCATGGAACTTTCCTTTACTTATGCTGGCCTGGAAAATTGCTCCAGCGTTGGCATGTGGAAACACCGTCGTTCTCAAACCAGCTGAGACTACCTCTTTAACTGCATTAAAATTTGCAGAATTAATTAAGGATTCCGGTTTACCTGATGGAGTAGTAAATATTATTACAGGAGCAGGCCAAACAGGCGCTGAAATGGTGAATCATGAGGATATTGACAAGATTGCTTTTACCGGCTCTACTGCTGTTGGAAAACTGATACAAAGATCTATTGCAGGAACAGACAAGAAATTCACCCTTGAATTAGGTGGAAAAGGTGCTCTAATCATTTTCGAAGATGCCGCCATAGATCAGGCGGTAGAAGGTATTATCAATGCCATCTTCTTTAATCAGGGACATGTATGCTGCGCAGGGTCACGGCTTCTTGTTCAGGAAGGAGTAGCTAATGAGCTAATTGGAAAGCTAAAAGACCGGATGGAAACACTCATCGTTGGCGACCCACTTGATAAGAATACTGATATTGGAGCCATCAATTCCGGTCAACAATATGACACTATTAACTCATTCTTAGAGATTGGTTTAGATGAGGGAGCTGATGTATATCAAAGCAAATGCTCCATCCCGGACACCGGTTTTTTCATTCGCCCTACCCTCCTTACTAATGTATCACAAAGTAAACGGGTGGTTCAGGAAGAAATTTTTGGCCCTGTTCTTACCGTTCAAACGTTTAGAACTGCTGACGAAGCTATACAGAAAGCCAATAACACTCCTTATGGACTGGCTGGCGGGGTCTGGACTGATAAAGGATCAAAAGTATTTAAGGTTGGCTCAGGGCTACGTTCTGGTGTTGTTTGGGCAAATACATACAACAAATTTGATCCAACCTCACCCTTTGGTGGATATAAAGAAAGTGGAATTGGAAGAGAAGGCGGTTTGCATGGATTATCCGCTTATTTAACTCTAAAATGA
- the deoC gene encoding deoxyribose-phosphate aldolase → MNRSDYTITKPIDHVGIEERVSRLNKRSIKKDAKLSGLKMALSMMDLTTLEGKDSEGKVIQLCQKAKLPYAPLPDLPKVAAVCVYPTMVRIAKEQVKGTGINVASVATAFPSGMAPLSVRIDDTKFAVDEGADEVDMVISRGAFLSGEYNKVFDEVAAVKEACGEAHLKVILETGELHTYENVRKASDISMDAGADFIKTSTGKISPAATQPVTLVMLEAIRDFYNRTGKMIGMKPAGGIRTAKQALQYLVLVKETLGAAWLNNEYFRFGASSLANDVLMQIVKQETGRYQSPDYFSVD, encoded by the coding sequence ATGAACAGATCAGACTATACTATCACAAAACCCATAGATCACGTTGGTATCGAAGAACGTGTTTCCAGGCTTAATAAAAGGAGTATCAAAAAAGATGCTAAGTTAAGTGGATTAAAAATGGCGCTTAGCATGATGGATTTGACTACACTGGAGGGAAAAGATTCCGAAGGAAAAGTCATCCAATTATGTCAAAAAGCTAAACTACCGTACGCCCCGCTTCCGGATCTCCCAAAAGTAGCTGCAGTTTGTGTTTATCCTACAATGGTTCGAATTGCAAAAGAACAAGTGAAAGGTACAGGAATTAATGTAGCTAGTGTTGCTACTGCTTTTCCAAGTGGGATGGCCCCTCTCTCGGTAAGAATTGATGATACTAAATTTGCAGTAGACGAAGGTGCAGATGAGGTTGATATGGTAATAAGCCGTGGAGCTTTTTTATCAGGTGAGTACAACAAGGTATTTGATGAAGTTGCTGCTGTGAAAGAAGCTTGTGGAGAAGCCCATTTAAAGGTGATTCTGGAAACCGGAGAACTTCATACCTATGAAAATGTGAGAAAGGCGAGCGATATCTCAATGGATGCTGGTGCTGATTTTATTAAAACATCTACTGGTAAAATAAGCCCCGCAGCTACACAACCCGTTACGTTAGTAATGCTGGAAGCGATCCGTGATTTTTACAATCGAACAGGAAAAATGATTGGAATGAAGCCTGCAGGAGGAATTAGAACTGCAAAACAAGCATTACAATACCTTGTACTTGTAAAAGAAACACTTGGAGCAGCCTGGTTAAATAATGAATACTTCCGATTTGGAGCCAGCTCACTTGCCAACGATGTGCTTATGCAAATCGTAAAACAGGAAACCGGACGATATCAAAGTCCGGACTATTTTTCAGTGGATTAA
- a CDS encoding DUF1761 domain-containing protein — translation MDINYLAVVVSALVGFVVGFPWYGPVFGKAWMELVGMTEEKVQQGNMAKIFGLSFIFQLIMAYCLAMFLNDPTIDAAMGAFYGFLTGFGWIFFVFATSYLYEQKPFKLTLINGGYWTVVFTIMGLILGAWK, via the coding sequence ATGGATATTAACTATTTGGCAGTGGTTGTATCAGCTTTAGTGGGATTTGTTGTTGGTTTCCCATGGTATGGGCCTGTTTTCGGGAAGGCCTGGATGGAGCTTGTCGGAATGACTGAAGAAAAAGTTCAACAGGGAAATATGGCTAAGATATTTGGACTGTCATTTATCTTTCAATTAATAATGGCTTATTGCCTGGCGATGTTTTTGAATGACCCTACTATTGACGCTGCAATGGGAGCGTTTTATGGATTCTTAACAGGCTTTGGCTGGATATTCTTTGTATTTGCTACTTCATATTTATATGAACAAAAACCATTCAAGCTTACCTTAATTAATGGCGGGTACTGGACAGTAGTGTTCACAATTATGGGGCTTATACTCGGAGCCTGGAAATAA
- a CDS encoding glycosyltransferase family 2 protein → MLGFSIIIVTWNGLDHLKRFLPSVVETNYGNFEIILADNASTDESIEWVREHYPSVKIASFDLNYGYTGGNNRAVPYAEKEVLVFLNNDVEVDSEWLTGLEDGFSHASSPSIIQPKIKSYSQKEYFEYAGAAGGYLDWLGYPFCRGRILDVTEKDEGQYDSIAPITWASGAALAIKKDCFESLGGFDEDFEFHMEEIDLCWRALNQGHTIIYTPKSTIYHLGGGSLPMGSYRKVYFNFRNSLYMLWKNLPFGALLVRFPIRLLLDWVAVLRSLLTFRMDEFTAILKAHLHFWIRLPLAQQKRKANPIKGAQKALSNVFLVWKFFARGKKTYNQLVKHES, encoded by the coding sequence TTGTTAGGATTTAGCATAATCATCGTTACCTGGAATGGTTTAGATCACTTAAAGCGCTTCCTGCCATCAGTAGTAGAAACAAACTATGGTAATTTTGAAATCATTCTGGCAGACAATGCATCTACAGATGAATCCATTGAATGGGTTAGAGAACATTACCCCTCTGTAAAAATTGCCTCATTCGATCTTAACTATGGGTACACAGGGGGAAATAATAGGGCTGTTCCATATGCAGAGAAAGAAGTACTCGTTTTCCTTAATAATGATGTAGAAGTAGATTCTGAGTGGCTTACCGGACTTGAAGATGGGTTCAGTCACGCTTCTTCTCCTTCTATCATTCAACCAAAAATTAAATCCTATTCTCAGAAAGAATATTTCGAATATGCCGGAGCTGCAGGTGGATATCTTGATTGGCTGGGTTACCCGTTCTGCAGAGGAAGGATCCTTGATGTTACTGAAAAAGATGAAGGACAATACGATTCAATTGCTCCAATTACCTGGGCATCAGGAGCGGCTTTAGCAATAAAGAAAGATTGTTTTGAGTCTTTGGGCGGTTTCGATGAAGACTTTGAATTCCATATGGAGGAAATCGATTTATGTTGGAGAGCATTGAATCAGGGACACACGATTATTTATACTCCTAAGAGTACTATTTATCATCTTGGCGGAGGTTCACTTCCCATGGGATCATATAGAAAGGTGTACTTTAATTTCAGAAACAGCCTTTATATGCTTTGGAAAAACCTTCCTTTTGGAGCACTGCTGGTCAGGTTCCCAATCCGATTACTCCTCGACTGGGTAGCGGTACTTCGCTCTCTATTGACTTTTCGAATGGATGAATTTACTGCAATACTTAAAGCTCATCTTCACTTTTGGATAAGATTGCCTTTAGCACAACAAAAAAGAAAAGCTAACCCAATAAAGGGTGCACAAAAAGCTTTGAGTAATGTATTTCTCGTTTGGAAATTTTTTGCCAGAGGGAAAAAAACATATAATCAACTTGTAAAACATGAATCTTAA
- a CDS encoding metallophosphoesterase — translation MIKIGLISDTHNYLDPQVFDYFKDCDEIWHAGDFGTIEIADKLKQIAPVLGVYGNIDGKDIRDEYPLHQRFERNGIDFWMTHIGGIPGRYCIPIRKEIEEKTPDVFICGHSHILKIARDQSLNKMLYINPGAAGKQGFQEYRTLIRFNIGDGNISDVEVINLGRQGVAQTS, via the coding sequence ATGATCAAAATAGGGCTTATTTCGGATACACATAATTACCTGGACCCTCAGGTATTCGATTACTTTAAAGATTGCGATGAAATATGGCATGCAGGAGATTTTGGCACTATTGAGATAGCTGACAAATTGAAGCAAATAGCTCCTGTATTAGGTGTGTATGGGAATATTGACGGGAAAGACATCAGAGATGAATATCCGCTCCATCAACGATTTGAAAGAAACGGCATAGACTTTTGGATGACTCATATTGGAGGAATTCCTGGAAGATATTGCATTCCAATTCGAAAGGAGATAGAAGAGAAAACACCGGATGTCTTTATTTGTGGGCATTCGCACATTTTGAAAATAGCAAGAGATCAAAGCTTAAATAAAATGTTGTATATAAACCCTGGGGCAGCAGGCAAGCAAGGTTTTCAGGAATACAGAACTTTAATTCGATTCAATATTGGAGATGGAAACATATCCGATGTAGAAGTAATTAATCTGGGCAGGCAAGGAGTTGCTCAGACTTCATAG
- the crtI gene encoding phytoene desaturase — MRVSIIGAGIGGLATACLLAAKGNQVSVFEKNSGAGGKLNIFEKQGFHFDTGPSLLTMKDILEKLFELTGERLSDHLNLTPLEPICRYNYQDGVSFDCFEDKEATIREIAKFAPEDAKAYPPFLNYCSTLYTKTDTAFIRNPLFDFSDVKNLNVPSFFGIDAFTTVSKSVDKAFQSEYLRMFFKRFTTYNGSSPFQAPATLNVIPHVELNQGGYYIKGGMYRLTVVLEELALKLGVQFHFNSPVEEIVIEKSQTKGVRSQEKYFHSDIVIANSDSTETILNLIGDDHFPKRKKEKASKIEPSCSGFVLLLGIDKQYDQLVHHNIFFSKNYEHEFHQIFKEKVMPDDPTIYIANTSFSDPAHAPEGGSNLFVLVNAPYLSEYYSWENHVQAYSKKVIQGLEQRGLDGLSDAIVVQESITPEDFYHLYLSNKGSIYGTSSNSKFSAFVRPRNKSRHIDKLYFVGGSTHPGGGIPLVVQSAFNAVELIDRYEV, encoded by the coding sequence ATGAGAGTTTCTATAATCGGTGCCGGAATTGGAGGACTTGCAACAGCGTGCTTGCTCGCTGCAAAAGGAAACCAGGTATCTGTTTTTGAAAAAAACAGTGGAGCTGGTGGAAAGCTAAATATCTTTGAAAAACAAGGCTTCCATTTTGACACTGGTCCAAGCTTACTTACCATGAAGGATATTCTGGAAAAGTTATTTGAGCTGACGGGAGAAAGACTTTCAGATCATCTTAATCTTACTCCTTTAGAACCTATTTGCAGGTACAATTATCAGGATGGAGTCAGTTTCGATTGTTTTGAAGACAAAGAAGCAACCATAAGAGAAATAGCTAAGTTTGCTCCTGAGGATGCTAAAGCCTACCCTCCGTTTTTGAATTACTGTAGTACACTTTACACAAAAACGGACACAGCTTTTATCAGAAATCCTCTCTTTGATTTTTCGGATGTCAAAAATCTTAATGTTCCCTCCTTTTTTGGTATAGATGCTTTTACTACCGTAAGTAAATCAGTAGATAAAGCTTTTCAATCAGAGTATCTGCGGATGTTCTTCAAGAGATTCACCACCTATAACGGTTCTTCTCCATTCCAGGCTCCGGCTACATTAAATGTTATACCACATGTAGAGCTTAATCAAGGTGGCTATTATATAAAAGGAGGAATGTATCGCCTTACTGTTGTTCTGGAAGAACTGGCATTAAAACTTGGAGTTCAGTTTCACTTTAATTCGCCGGTCGAAGAAATAGTAATTGAAAAAAGCCAAACGAAAGGAGTTCGGTCACAAGAAAAATATTTCCATTCGGATATAGTCATCGCAAATAGCGACTCCACCGAAACCATCCTTAATCTCATTGGAGATGATCATTTCCCAAAAAGGAAAAAGGAAAAAGCCAGTAAAATTGAACCCTCCTGTTCAGGCTTTGTACTTCTTCTGGGAATAGATAAACAATATGATCAGCTGGTTCACCATAATATTTTCTTTAGTAAGAATTATGAGCATGAATTCCATCAGATATTCAAAGAAAAGGTGATGCCAGACGACCCTACGATTTATATAGCTAATACCTCTTTTTCAGATCCCGCTCATGCGCCTGAAGGTGGTTCAAACCTTTTTGTCCTTGTTAATGCTCCCTATTTATCAGAATATTACTCGTGGGAAAACCATGTTCAGGCTTACTCGAAAAAAGTAATCCAAGGGCTTGAACAAAGAGGTCTTGATGGATTATCCGATGCGATTGTAGTTCAGGAAAGCATTACCCCTGAGGATTTTTATCACCTGTATCTATCCAATAAAGGAAGTATTTATGGTACTTCTTCAAATAGTAAATTTTCCGCATTTGTGCGGCCTCGGAATAAATCCAGACACATTGATAAGCTTTACTTCGTTGGAGGTTCAACACACCCAGGAGGAGGAATTCCTTTAGTTGTGCAATCTGCATTTAATGCAGTAGAATTGATTGATCGCTATGAAGTCTGA
- a CDS encoding class I SAM-dependent methyltransferase: MISELSNPKVIQFIQEHLDSDPVELVLKAKNYPEIPVKAVAAQIASRKKIVSKLPEWYSNPQIIFPPKENLEQASSEKTAKFKSRWVSGNSLLDLTGGSGVDSYYLSQRFSDTTYVEPDYQLFELAEHNFNTLNTSILCINDSAESFLESPSKKYDVIYLDPSRRNNKSKKVFGIEEYQPNAIELFDVLLKKGKTLLIKASPMLDIKSTLVKMPGTSKVQVVAVSNEVKEILFFIDKGFSGKTQIEAWNLNKDNEELFSFTHEDEIRSKSNYHAPLTFIYEPNSSIRKAGAFNLIGEKFKLYKLHPNTHLYTSDEIIEGFPGKVFRIKNIVKPNKKEVLKLVPDKKINVISKNYALGANELKKNYQMKDGGEEFLIFCECIQIGKICMHCEKL; encoded by the coding sequence ATGATCTCGGAGCTTTCCAACCCAAAAGTAATTCAATTCATTCAAGAACATCTCGATTCTGATCCTGTTGAACTGGTACTGAAGGCTAAAAACTACCCGGAAATACCTGTAAAGGCAGTTGCTGCACAAATAGCTTCAAGAAAGAAAATAGTATCCAAACTACCAGAATGGTATAGTAACCCCCAAATAATTTTTCCACCTAAGGAAAATCTTGAACAGGCTTCTTCTGAAAAAACAGCAAAGTTTAAATCAAGATGGGTATCAGGTAATAGTTTACTGGATTTGACGGGGGGAAGCGGAGTAGATAGTTATTATTTAAGTCAACGTTTTTCGGATACAACCTATGTCGAGCCTGATTACCAACTATTTGAATTAGCCGAACATAATTTTAATACGCTTAATACATCTATTCTTTGCATCAATGATAGTGCGGAGTCTTTCCTGGAGTCACCTTCAAAGAAATACGATGTAATTTATCTGGATCCTTCCCGACGAAACAATAAGAGCAAAAAAGTATTCGGAATAGAAGAATATCAACCTAATGCTATCGAGCTTTTTGACGTGTTGCTTAAAAAAGGAAAAACTCTTTTGATTAAAGCATCACCCATGCTTGATATAAAATCTACATTAGTAAAGATGCCAGGCACATCAAAAGTTCAAGTAGTAGCAGTAAGCAATGAAGTAAAAGAAATACTGTTCTTCATTGACAAAGGTTTTTCAGGCAAAACTCAAATTGAAGCCTGGAATTTAAACAAAGACAATGAAGAGCTTTTTTCTTTCACTCATGAAGATGAAATAAGATCAAAATCAAATTACCATGCTCCCCTTACATTCATTTATGAGCCAAATTCTTCTATAAGAAAAGCCGGAGCTTTCAATCTAATAGGCGAGAAATTTAAGTTATACAAACTCCATCCGAATACTCACCTCTATACCTCAGATGAAATAATTGAAGGCTTCCCAGGCAAAGTTTTTAGAATAAAAAACATCGTGAAGCCGAATAAAAAAGAGGTTCTTAAACTAGTGCCGGATAAAAAAATTAATGTGATTTCTAAGAACTACGCACTTGGAGCGAACGAGCTAAAGAAAAATTACCAGATGAAAGACGGGGGAGAAGAGTTTTTGATTTTTTGTGAATGCATTCAGATTGGTAAGATCTGTATGCATTGCGAAAAGCTATAG
- the rlmD gene encoding 23S rRNA (uracil(1939)-C(5))-methyltransferase RlmD — protein sequence MALKKGEEITLKIEGAAFKGKGIGKIDGMAVFVSGTMPGDFVKARIIKRKKNFREAKLLEILDPSPDRITPLCSHANVCGGCSWQHVPYAKQLDYKTQQVTDHIRRIGNLDTPVHTAIKSDNELYYRNKMEYSVSDRRWLTEEEIRSDDFVDDSGFFAGLHAPGRFDKILNLNECHLQQKESFEILDFIRGYCITNGIAPYNTFQKTGFLRHVMIRNSFYTEDFMVNLVTFEHNQELIEALSDALLEKFPVITTIVNNINDTPSPTSIGRIERVIHGQGFIRDKIGDFEFKIHPNAFFQTNTAQAEKLYNVALEFAELQEGDVVYDLYCGVGTLSLYMSKKASKVLGIELVEVAVENARFNAKENKVENVSFIKGDMKDVFTEEIVSEFGAPDVLITDPPRAGMHPDVVSRLCDLKVPRIVYVSCDSSTMARDLKILSEVYDVLEVQPVDMFPQTYHVEAVAKLKLKTNL from the coding sequence ATGGCTTTAAAAAAGGGAGAGGAAATTACCCTTAAGATTGAAGGGGCAGCTTTTAAAGGAAAAGGAATCGGAAAAATTGACGGCATGGCTGTATTCGTTTCAGGAACCATGCCCGGTGATTTCGTTAAAGCGCGGATCATAAAAAGAAAGAAAAACTTTAGGGAAGCAAAGCTCCTTGAAATACTTGATCCAAGCCCAGATAGAATCACCCCACTTTGTTCTCATGCCAATGTTTGTGGAGGATGCAGTTGGCAACATGTCCCCTATGCCAAACAACTCGATTATAAAACCCAACAAGTAACCGATCATATCCGAAGGATTGGCAACCTTGATACTCCCGTTCATACTGCAATTAAATCGGATAATGAACTGTACTATCGCAATAAGATGGAATACAGTGTGAGTGACAGGCGCTGGCTTACAGAAGAAGAAATCAGAAGCGACGATTTTGTTGATGATTCTGGTTTTTTTGCTGGTTTACACGCTCCGGGTAGATTCGATAAGATTCTAAACCTTAATGAATGTCATCTCCAACAAAAGGAATCATTTGAAATCCTCGACTTCATTAGAGGCTACTGTATCACTAATGGAATAGCTCCATATAATACTTTTCAAAAAACAGGATTTCTTCGCCATGTAATGATTCGTAATTCCTTTTATACCGAAGATTTCATGGTTAACCTGGTTACTTTTGAGCACAACCAGGAACTCATAGAAGCTCTTTCTGATGCCCTGCTAGAGAAATTCCCGGTAATCACCACTATTGTTAATAACATTAATGATACTCCCTCTCCTACTTCAATAGGAAGAATTGAGCGGGTAATTCATGGTCAGGGTTTTATCAGAGACAAAATTGGTGACTTCGAGTTCAAGATTCATCCAAATGCTTTCTTTCAAACAAACACAGCACAAGCAGAAAAACTTTATAATGTAGCACTTGAGTTTGCTGAGTTACAAGAAGGAGATGTTGTCTATGATCTGTATTGCGGTGTTGGAACATTAAGTCTGTACATGAGCAAAAAGGCCAGTAAAGTACTTGGAATAGAGCTTGTCGAAGTAGCTGTCGAAAACGCTCGATTCAATGCGAAAGAAAATAAAGTTGAGAATGTTTCCTTTATTAAAGGAGATATGAAAGATGTATTTACCGAGGAAATAGTCTCAGAGTTCGGAGCTCCTGACGTACTAATTACTGACCCTCCTAGAGCTGGTATGCATCCGGATGTAGTTAGCAGGCTTTGCGACTTAAAAGTACCCCGAATAGTGTACGTGAGTTGTGATAGCAGTACCATGGCTCGCGACTTAAAAATCCTTTCAGAAGTCTATGATGTCCTGGAAGTCCAACCTGTAGATATGTTTCCACAAACCTATCATGTGGAAGCAGTGGCCAAACTTAAGCTCAAAACCAACCTATAG
- a CDS encoding cyclic nucleotide-binding domain-containing protein, with product MKQKLKRLTNQAKIVFNSKFIKNLSAAERFEFLQLCHRRSYKEGEYVFYRNDPGTGMYFIEDGQVELTFNLDDNEESKEGFLLETSDSFGALSIGYNLRRKSSARCITDCTLLGFFKPDFELLMERHPQIAVKFLQTLSNIALRQLERATNKIEELSDAHTAVKIEFEAYYEQKDPNE from the coding sequence ATGAAACAAAAATTAAAGCGCTTAACAAATCAGGCAAAAATAGTATTCAACTCAAAGTTTATAAAAAATCTTTCTGCTGCTGAACGTTTTGAATTTTTGCAATTATGCCACAGAAGAAGTTATAAGGAGGGTGAATACGTCTTCTATCGAAATGATCCGGGTACAGGAATGTATTTCATAGAAGATGGGCAGGTAGAGCTTACTTTTAATTTAGATGATAACGAAGAGTCTAAAGAAGGATTCTTGCTAGAAACCTCTGATAGTTTTGGAGCACTTTCTATAGGATATAATTTGAGAAGAAAATCTTCCGCAAGATGTATTACTGATTGTACTCTTCTTGGATTTTTTAAACCGGATTTCGAACTATTAATGGAGCGCCATCCTCAAATAGCGGTTAAGTTCTTACAAACCCTCTCAAATATTGCTTTAAGGCAACTGGAACGTGCTACTAATAAAATTGAAGAACTATCAGACGCACATACAGCAGTAAAAATTGAATTCGAAGCCTATTACGAGCAGAAAGATCCTAACGAATAA